One segment of Castanea sativa cultivar Marrone di Chiusa Pesio chromosome 3, ASM4071231v1 DNA contains the following:
- the LOC142629930 gene encoding ATP-dependent Clp protease proteolytic subunit 2, mitochondrial, translated as MRSLISSARLVGRAKWCQQLQQPMMRSYSLIPMVIEHSSRGERAYDIFSRLLKERIVCINGPISDDTAHVVVAQLLFLESENPSKPIHMYLNSPGGAVTAGLAIYDTMQYIRSPINTICLGQAASMASLLLAAGAKGERRALPNATIMIHQPSGGYSGQAKDLTIHTKQIVRVWDSLNALYVEHTGQSLEVIQTNMDRDYFMTPGEAKEFGIIDEVIDQRPMALVTDAVGGNEGKDKGSG; from the exons ATGAGGAGTCTAATTTCAAGCGCGAGACTGGTGGGCAGGGCGAAATGGTGTCAACAGCTGCAGCAGCCAATGATGCGCAGCTACAGCCTGATCCCAATGGTGATAGAGCACTCGTCGCGAGGCGAACGCGCCTACGACATCTTCTCCCGTCTCCTCAAGGAACGAATTGTCTGCATCAACGGACCCATCTCCGACGACACTGCCCACGTTGTCGTCGCCCAGCTCCTATTCCTCGAGTCTgaaaacccctccaaacccatCCACATGTACCTCAACTCCCCCGGCGGCGCCGTCACCGCAG GTCTTGCAATTTATGATACAATGCAATACATCCGGTCTCCAATCAATACAATTTGTTTGGGGCAAGCTGCTTCGATGGCTTCTCTCCTTTTAGCTGCAGGAGCCAAGGGTGAGAGGCGGGCACTTCCCAATGCCACAATTATGATTCATCAGCCTTCTGGTGGATACAGTGGGCAGGCAAAGGATCTGACAATTCACACGAAGCAGATTGTTCGGGTTTGGGATTCTCTGAATGCACTGTATGTGGAGCACACAGGGCAGTCATTAGAGGTAATTCAGACGAACATGGACAGGGATTATTTCATGACACCGGGTGAGGCCAAGGAGTTTGGGATTATTGATGAGGTTATTGATCAAAGACCGATGGCTCTGGTGACTGATGCTGTTGGTGGTAATGAAGGGAAGGACAAAGGTTCGGGTTAG